Proteins co-encoded in one Arachis stenosperma cultivar V10309 chromosome 7, arast.V10309.gnm1.PFL2, whole genome shotgun sequence genomic window:
- the LOC130941897 gene encoding MLP-like protein 31, which yields MDLSGKISIEVGIQVPAAKFFDVLAKQFHKVQNICGRIQGAKLHEGDDWHCTHSVKQWTSVVDGKVITYKERIEVLDEENKLVTYKIFDDDVNEHYKDLKITLQVTEKDDDHGCIKWTFEYEKIDDDVEVPYGFVELCYKSSKDIVAHLLKA from the exons ATGGATCTTTCTGGAAAAATTAGTATTGAAGTTGGGATCCAAGTTCCAGCTGCAAAGTTCTTCGATGTTTTGGCAAAGCAATTCCACAAAGTTCAAAACATTTGTGGAAGAATCCAAGGAGCCAAATTGCATGAAGGTGATGACTGGCACTGCACTCATTCGGTTAAACAATGGACTTCTGTCGTAg ATGGTAAGGTCATTACATATAAAGAGAGAATTGAAGTTCTTGATGAGGAGAACAAGTTAGTCACATACAAAATCTTTGATGATGATGTCAATGAACACTATAAGGACCTTAAGATAACCCTTCAAGTGACTGAGAAGGATGATGACCATGGTTGTATTAAATGGACTTTTGAATATGAGAAGATTGACGATGATGTTGAAGTTCCATATGGCTTTGTGGAACTTTGTTACAAAAGTTCTAAGGATATTGTTGCTCATCTTCTCAAGGCATAG
- the LOC130941800 gene encoding uncharacterized protein LOC130941800 yields MKKVKPCKLNELPPGLMGKMLVYKSGAIKLKLGSTLYDVSPGSDCTFAQDVAVMNTGEKHRCAIGEISKHVIVTPDIDDMISVTRWVKPPIGKVKLNCNTSLSLAMGVAVGAYILTLFAGGKGNVAEAVL; encoded by the exons ATGAAAAAAGTGAAGCCCTGTAAGTTGAATGAACTACCACCTGGCCTCATGGGCAAAATGCTTGTATACAAGAGTGGTGCTATCAAACTGAAGCTTGGCAGTACACTTTATGAT GTTTCCCCCGGTTCAGATTGTACATTTGCTCAAGATGTTGCTGTTATGAATACTGGTGAGAAACATCGTTGCGCAATTGGGGAGATCAGCAAGCATGTCATTGTAACTCCAGATATAGATGACATG ATTAGTGTGACTCGTTGGGTGAAGCCTCCTATTGGTAAGGTGAAGCTGAATTGTAATACAAGTCTATCCTTGGCGATGGGAGTAGCTGTCGGGGCTTACATTCTTACCTTATTTGCT GGTGGCAAAGGAAATGTTGCTGAAGCGGTACTATAG